DNA sequence from the Paenibacillus azoreducens genome:
ATTAAACCACATACTCCACTGCTTGTGCGGGTCCCCGTCAATTCCTTTGAGTTTCAGTCTTGCGACCGTACTCCCCAGGCGGAATGCTTAATGTGTTAACTTCGGCACCAAGGGTATCGAAACCCCTAACACCTAGCATTCATCGTTTACGGCGTGGACTACCAGGGTATCTAATCCTGTTTGCTCCCCACGCTTTCGCGCCTCAGCGTCAGTTACAGCCCAGAGAGTCGCCTTCGCCACTGGTGTTCCTCCACATCTCTACGCATTTCACCGCTACACGTGGAATTCCACTCTCCTCTTCTGCACTCAAGTCACCCAGTTTCCAGTGCGAACCAAGGTTGAGCCTTGGCCTTAAACACCAGACTTAAGCGACCGCCTGCGCGCGCTTTACGCCCAATAATTCCGGACAACGCTTGCCCCCTACGTATTACCGCGGCTGCTGGCACGTAGTTAGCCGGGGCTTTCTTCTCAGGTACCGTCACTCCGTTAGCAGTTACTCTAACGGTCGTTCTTCCCTGGCAACAGAGCTTTACGATCCGAAAACCTTCATCACTCACGCGGCGTTGCTCCGTCAGGCTTTCGCCCATTGCGGAAGATTCCCTACTGCTGCCTCCCGTAGGAGTCTGGGCCGTGTCTCAGTCCCAGTGTGGCCGTTCACCCTCTCAGGTCGGCTACGCATCGTCGCCTTGGTGAGCCGTTACCTCACCAACTAGCTAATGCGCCGCAGGCCCATCTGCAAGTGACAGATTGCTCCGTCTTTCATTACCGCTTCATGCAAAGCGATAAATTATCCGGTATTAGCTAACGTTTCCGCTAGTTATCCCGGTCTTGCAGGCAGGTTGCCTACGTGTTACTCACCCGTCCGCCGCTAACCATCAGAGGAGCAAGCTCCTCATCAAGTCCGCTCGACTTGCATGTATTAGGCACGCCGCCAGCGTTCGTCCTGAGCCAGGATCAAACTCTCCAAGAAAGTTGATATAGCTCATTTTGAATCTGACGAGAAATTAATTCTCATTTGCTCGATCATCGGTTCAGACAGTTGTCATGAACCCGACAATCTCGCATTTCGGTTTCGTTACCGAAACCTTTATCTCACTCGTTGTTCAGTTTTCAAAGATCAAAATCTTTCATTTTTCGTTACCGCCGTTTAGCTCAGCAGCAACTTTTATAATATATCATGTTGCCCTTCATTTCGTCAAGTGCTTTTTTTCTAAAAACTTTTTTCAAGTTTTTGCTTATCAATTTGACAAGCTTGTACCTTCCTTAAAGGGACGAGATATAATGTACCACAGGATATAGAGCTACGTCAACTACCCCATCAAAGATAATTTTAATCCGTATAATAAGGCCACTCCGGGCAAGCCTAATACTGTCACCGTACCCACTGTCGTCGGGTTCAGGGGAATATACACCTCCGGGATGAGCCCTGAGAAATTAACTATATACAACCCCAATGCAGCAAGTACCAAATGGGTGCCGAATGCCGTCAACCAGCCAAAGCCGATTTTTTTTCGAACCACGATCATCAAAAGCAGCAGTAAAGACACTGCCATGATTCCAATAGCTGCTAACTTCATTTTTCATCCCCTCCTCATTTAGGAACTCCCGGTCTTTATGCTTCAGCGCTATGATGAAGCGGAAGCCGCATCGAATTAATCTTCAGGCGTTTCGCTGCCTTCAGATGCATTTGGTATTTAAGCTCCGCAGCTTCAAGCATATAGATCGCATAATCAATCTGCTCTTCCCCCACAGCTTCTTCAAAATAATGCCGCGCCCGCTCCCACTCCGATTGGGCCTTCATTACATCCATATAGACTTCAAGCTCTTCTTCCCGCGCTTCTTTTGCCTTCCACACCAAATCTTTCGAAGTTTTGTTCCCGAACCACCGCATATTCCATCCCCCGATTCGTAAAATGATCCCGCCTTGGCGCACTTCCATTTTCATTCATACGATCCGGAGGACAAACTTAGAACATCAAAATGATATTTCGTATTACGCGCACTTCCAACTGCTATACAGCAGCGTTGCATGGTGACGGTTCACCTTTTCACATTCCACAGGAAGAGATGTCGATCAACGGCGAGGAATGTATAGTATATTTCCATGCTCCAAGATTGCTCTCCAGCGGATTCTTATAAATACAAAAAAAGGAGCCCCGTCGGGACTCCCTTAAGATATTACTTATTTTTGCTGATAAGCTTAACATGATATCAATTTAACTGACGCCGTCCTTCCAGCGCTTTGGATAACGTCACTTCATCCGCGTATTCCAAATCCCCGCCTACCGGCAATCCATGCGCAATCCTGGTAACGGTGAGCTCAAACGGGCGGACAAGCCGCGAAATATACATTGCCGTCGCTTCGCCTTCAATATTAGGATTGGTCGCCAATATAAGCTCTTTCACGCGTTCATCGCTAAGACGCGTCAGCAGCTCTTTCAGCCGGATATCATCCGGTCCTACCCCTTCCATTGGCGAGATTGCGCCTTGCAGAACATGGTAATAACCGTTAAATTCCTTGGTACGCTCCATGGCAACAAGATCTTTGGGGTCCTGTACCACGCAAATAATGGATGAATCGCGCGTTTTGTCCTGGCAAATACGGCAAGGATCGGTGTCCGTGATATTGCAGCAAACGGAGCAGTAATGGAGATTCCGCTTCACGCTGACGAGCGCCTTGGCAAAATCAATCACGTCGTCTTCCTTCATATTCAGCACATGAAAAGCCAGACGGGCCGCAGTCTTCGGCCCGATGCCCGGCAGTCGTGTAAATGCGTCGATCAGCTTAGAGATCGGTTCGGGATAATACAAAATGCAGGACTCTCCTTCTGCTTAAAATTAGAACAAGCCCGGAATTTTCATGCCGCCTGTAAATTTGCCCATATCCGCGTTAGCGATTTCGTCTGCCTTAGTCAACGCGTCGTTAACGGCTGTCATGACCAGGTCCTGCAGCATTTCCACGTCATCCGGATCAACAGCTTCCGGTTTAATGGTTACAGACAGCAATTTCTTATGACCGTTCATTTCCACAGTAACGACGCCGCCGCCGGAGGTGCCTTCTACCTTTTTATCAGCAAGCGCTTCCTGGGCTTTCAACATTTGCTCTTGCATTTTTTTCACTTGCTTCATCATTTGGTTCATATTATTCATAAGTATCGTCTCCTTTTTTAGCTTTAGACGCACTATAAAGTGCGGATTAATCCTTTATGATTACGAGATCTTCTCCAAATATTTGGAGCGCCTCATCAATCCATGGCTTCGCGTTCGGATCTTTGCCCTCATGCTCATGCTCCAGCTTCAGTTCCTCTTTCTGCTGGGGACCTGCCCCTTCCAGAGCATCCGTCCAATCCTTTTGCATCATCGTGACCAGACGATAAGGTTTGCCGAGCTTCTCTTGCAGCACGCCCTCGATGACCTGCTTATTAGCCGGCTTTTCGGTCGTCTCGCGGTGAATATTGTTTTTAAAAGCAACCAGGATGGTATCTTCCAGCACCGATACTGGATCCCCGTCCATGAACCAAGCGTGAACGGTAACCTTCTCGTCTTTGACGCCTTGAAGAATCTGTCCCCATTGCCGCTGTATTTCCACAAATTCGGGGCTGCTCTTATGAGCCAGAAATTCCCGCAGATTAGCCGGGATTTTGGCAGCCGAGGAAACACGTTGCGCGGGAGCGCTATGGGACTGCCGGGCAGATCCCCCTGCAGAAGCGCCTGCCTGCACCGAGCCGCTTTGAACAAGTTTCTCGAGCTTCTTTTCCAGGGCGGCCACCTGGCGTTTAAGCTGATTTACTTCCGTAGAATCCGCAGGGGCTGCCGTTTGCTGCTGCGCTTGGGATTGTTCATGCCCCGCGAAAGCTCCTTGCGGAGTATTGCAGAGCTTCAAGAGCGCCACCTCAAACAGCGTCTGCGGCTGGGAAGCGTATTTCATCTCGCTTTGATAGTGATTCAAGGTGTCAATCATATAAAAAAGCTGCTGTCTGGAAAAAGAAGCCGCGATTTCCTTATATTCTTCCGGGTGCAGTACCCGGTCCGTCAACTGATCAGCGTTCGGAATCATTTGAATCATCAGAAGATCACGGAAGTAGTACAGGAGGTTCTCCATGCATTTATCGGCGCTTTTCCCCTCCTGCATGAAATCTTCCACCATTTGCAGCACCAGGCCCGCATCGCCCTTTCGGATAGCCTCAGCCAGTCTGCCGAATTGTTCGGAGGCAATCCCTCCGGTCATACTCAGCACCTGTTCATAGGATACATGACCACCCGTAAAGGATGCAATCTGATCCAAAATACTTAAGGCATCCCGCATGCCCCCGTCGGACAAACGAGCTATATATTGAAGCGCCTCATTATCGGCTTCCATTCCTTCTTCTTGCGCAATTTGCCGAAGCCGCTGCGTCTGCTCTTCCAAGGAAACTCTGCGAAAATCAAAACGTTGACAGCGGGAAATGATGGTCGCCGGCAGCTTATGGGGCTCCGTAGTCGCCAAAATAAACATCACATGCGGAGGCGGCTCCTCCAGTGTCTTAAGCAGAGCATTAAATGCTTCTGTCGTCAGCATGTGCACTTCGTCGATAATATACACCTTTTGCCTAACTTCCGTTGGCGCGTATTTCACTTTCTCACGCAAATCACGGATTTCTTCCACGCCCCGGTTGGATGCGGCATCGATCTCCTGCACGTCCATCACCGCGCCGGCCGTAATTCTCTTGCACGCCTCGCATTCATTGCAGGGTTCGATTGCCGGACCGCGTTCGCAGTTAACCGCTTTGGCCAATACTTTGGCCGTCGTTGTCTTACCGGTTCCTCGCGGACCGCTGAACAGGTAAGCATGGGAAACCCGCTGTTCGCGAATGGCGTTCTGCAGCGTTTGAATAATATGCTGTTGTCCAACCATGTCCTGAAACGACTGCGGCCGCCAGGCACGGTAGAGCGCTACATGTTTCACTTGCTATACCCTCTTTCAACTTCCACTTGCGTGCATGTTTGTCGCTTCATCATTATACTATAATCCGCCGCCAGACAAAACGTCTATCAGCAGCGCTTCAAAAAAACAAAAAGCATCTTTGCCGATAAGGCAAAGATGCTGATTTTCAGAAGTTATACCGCGCACCTGTTATTGATAATTGCGATCCAAGCGGCACCCCTGAGTAACAACTCGGGCTAGGCTGCCCTCCGGCACAAGAGCGGACTTGCTTATGGCTGCTTCCTTCCGGACCTGACCAGGTTCACAAGTGCTCATTGCGGAGGACCCAGCCGTCAACATTGCACTCAGGGACCAAACCTCACATCGGCAAAACCTCTAAACAGGAATTAAACCTCGCTACAGCGGATTGCGAGTTACAGGGCACCGCTACCTCCCCGTCTAGCGCGGTATAACATAGTATAGACGATTTGCTGCAAAAGTGCAACCAATGTCAATTGTTAACAGAAATCGCGCCGCCTTCATCTTCTGTTGTTTCCACCCCGAATTCTTGTTGCTGCAAATATGTGAAGAAAAGACATATTGCGGCGCTTATGATGCCTGCTGCGATATCGATTCCGATCATCTTGCCGGGCAGCGGATAAACCCACTCGACGACGCATGCCGATAGCATGGCCCACACAAGCGTAAATGTGATCCAGAACACGTCTGGATTCAGATCCTTTTTTCGTAATAATTCCAGTATAATCATGCCAACCAAAGCGCAACCTACCACTATCAGGCTAAGCCATGCAAGTTGAATACTTGTTAAAATCGGCCAACCCCAAGCCGGAAAGGACTTTGCCCCAATCTGGAAAGCTCCATATACGAAACCTGCAACAATAAAGGTTGAAGCGACTGTGATCAGAACTTCACCTATGACGTTTCGCACTTCTCTATCCGAAACCTGCTCCCCCTCCATTTTCAAGCGCTGCGGTCTGCGATGGCTCCATTCTCCGAATACGGCAAATAACGATCCCAGCACAAGCGTTGCTCCAACGACCGAAATCGGCAGCTCGCCTTTCAGAATATGCCATAGAAATCCGAGGCTAAGCATCAACAATTTTTCTATCATTGCCCGGAAACTCCATTTCCTTCAAAGCCCATTTCAAAATCTAGGTTAACCGGCTCATCAGGCAATTGACTATTATCTACTACGCTTCCGGTTGTCGGCACAGACTGATCCACAATATCAAAGCGGATACCATCTAGCCATACCTTGCCCGGACCGCTTAACAGTACGCCAAATGCAACTGCTTCGGCATAAGGCGGAATGTCGAGCACAACTTCATATTGGCCCCACGCCGTCGTCCCCGAAACGGGGCGATCACTCATATTATCAAAATTTAACGGCACCTCATCTTTGCCATCTACGCGCATCCATAATCCAGAACAATCCTTCACATTTTCCGTCTTTAGAAACCCGGATAATCGGAGGCGCTGACCGGCGTATTTTCCTGGTTTGAACATCTGCATCAATGTGCAGAATCCTTGGGGATCCGCATCATCAGCCCCCCGAACCATCCCGGAGGCTTTCCCCCGATGGACATGGATTGGGTCTATGTTTACTTGATACTGATGAGTATACACTCCGGAAATCATCCATCCCTTAGGAGCCGCCTGCCTTTTAATAAGCTGAGCTTCCTTGTTTTCTTCGAAATCTTTCATTCGGTTCTCCTCCTTAGCACGCCTGAAGCATCGGAATCCTTTGCGATATTCATTCGGGGTCATGCCATACAATTGCTTGAAGGAACGGGTAAAAGAATCTTGTCCGGAAAAACGGTATTCCAGCGCGATGTCCAGAATCCGTTTATTCGTCGACAAAAGCTCTACCGCCGCTTCCGCCAGCCGGCGTTCCCGTAAATACACGGCAGCATTCAGACCGATGTGGCGACGGAACACCCGATGGAAATGAAAGCGGGATACAGAGCAGTATTCAGCGATGTCGGCAACATCCACATCTTCTCTCATATGCCTTTCGATGTAGGCGACTGCATCCTTAACCCATTGTTCATGCTCCCGCCACATAACAATCCTCCGTTCTTCCTTCGTCTTTTGCTTGTTTCGTCTTTCCAGTATTAACCCCGATTGATTCTATCCTATCGCATTCACCGAATTTCGTTTTGACATTTTGTGCGATTTAGGCGCGATCAAAAAAATAATAGACCATTAGATATTTTTGATCGCGCCTAGAAAAGATGGTTTAAGAGCCTGCTCGAACCCAGACACAAAAAATGGACCCCCTAGGCCGTTGCCAGCAAGGGAGTCCATATTTATAAGCAGATGTATTAGATACCGTATTTCTTCTTAAATCTATCAACACGGCCGCCGGCGTCAACAAATTTCTGTTTGCCTGTAAAGAATGGATGGCAGTTGGAGCAAATCTCAACGCGCAGATCCTCTTTTACGGAACCTGTTTCGAACGTATTTCCGCAAGCACATGTTACGGTAGTTACGTGGTATTTTGGTTGAATTTCTTGTTTCATGTCTTTCACCTCTTTTTGCCCTGAGTCTCATGCGTACACAGAGTTATATAATGACACAATAAATATATTATAACAGGGACAAACACAATAATCAATGTATTGTTGAAAAGTTTAATCCCTTGCGAGCACGGGCTTTTTCGGTCTTCTATGGCCTACAGGCGGCACGTGGGTATAAGAACCAATGACGACATCCGGGAGTTCAGCCTGGAATATCTCAATCATTTGCTTCATGCCCAAAATATCCCCTTTAGCCGGTGGAATCAACTCGAGATAGCTTTCCGGATCGATGTTCAAATTACGCATCTGGATCAACTTCAGCCCGGTGCGGCGTACAAATTCGATCATCGCTTCAATCTCTTCCTCACGGTCGGTAACCCCAGGGAATATGAGGTAATTAATCGATGTATATACCCCTTGATCGGAAGCATATTTCAAGGATTTCTCCACATTGGCAAGCGTATATTTGCGCGGCTTGTAATAAGCATTGTAATGATCATCAAGAGCGCTGATCGTGCTTACGCGCATCAAATCAAGACCCGCATCAACGATGCCGCGGATAAAATCGGTTAAGCCGGCATTGGTATTAATGTTGATATATCCCATGTCGGTCACGGAACGAACCTCGCGCATTGCCTCAATAATGATTTTAGCCTGCGTCGAAGGTTCGCCTTCACAACCCTGTCCAAAGCTGATGATCGAATCCGGTGTTTTGAGATGTTCAAGCATGATCTGGACAAGCTCTTCCACCGTCGGTTTAAAGTTCATGCGCGTTTGCGGAGCCACAAATCCGCTGTCATCAGGCTGCTCGGAAATACAGCCGAAACAGCCTGCATTGCAGGAATAGGATACTGGAACCGCACCTTCCCAACGATTTAAAAAGGTATTGGAAGCCGTAAGGCACTCATAACCTAACGCGCAGTTTGACAGATGTTCATACAGGCGGTTATTCGGGTATTTTTCGATCAGCCGCTTGACGCCAAGCTTCAGTTCCTTCAAATCGCAATTCAGCGGGTTCCATTTTTCGGGATCATCGGAAAGGCGGGCTGTTGTATAGAAACGCCCATCCTTCCACACCACCGCAGAATATCCGAATAACGGCAGTTTATATTCTTTATCCGTTTTCACATATCCAGGCAGACACAACCGGGTAAATCCTTGCGGAAGGAGCGCGCCAACAGCCTGCGCATCGCTAGGCATCGACATCATCTCCCCGGTTTCAGGGTCCATGCCGATCGCACGCGTGTTTGGAAGTCCAACCAGCGTAGCCCCGTCAGGCAGTGGTATCAGTTCATCCTCCAAGATTTCTACGATCATATCGCCGCTGCGGGCAAGCCCATAAAGCGAAGGATGATCGAATACATTGCCTTTCTCATCTGCATATACCAGGTACATGATGGTTCTCCTCTTTGTTCGTAAAAGTTGTTAAGTAAGCGGTACGGAGGCTGCGGCAGTTCTCGTCGTCCGTCTGTTGCCGCCGTTTTGGCTGCCCGATCCCTTGCCGTTTGAACTTGCGCTTGCATTGACGTCAAAGGATGCCAAAAATTCCGCATTGGTCTTGCAATCCCGCAGCTTCTTTAAGAAGCCTTCTACAAAATCAGCCGATTCATTCATGTTTTTGCGGATCGCCCAAATGGTATCAAGTTCTTCCTTCGTTAAGAGCACTTCTTCACGCCGTGTGCCTGAACGACGGATATCGATCGCAGGGAAGATTCGGCGCTCGGCCAGCTTGCGATCCAGATGCAGCTCCATGTTGCCCGTCCCCTTGAACTCCTCGTAAATGATATCATCCATCCGCGAGCCCGTATCAATCAGCGCCGTTGCCAAAATCGTCAGACTGCCGCCTTCTTCCACATTCCGGGCCGATCCGAAAAAGCGCTTGGGACGATGGAATGCAGCCGGATCGATACCGCCGCTTAACGTACGTCCCGATGGCGGAATAACCAAATTATAGGCACGCGCTAAACGGGTAATGCTATCCATTAATATCACAACATCCTTCTTATGCTCCACCAGACGAAGCGCGCGTTCCAGAACCAGCTCAGCTACTTTGATATGGTTCTCCGGCAATTCATCAAATGTTGAAGCAACCACTTCTCCTTTAACAGAACGCTGCATGTCCGTCACTTCTTCGGGACGTTCATCAATAAGCAGTACAAATAGTTCAATTTCGGGATTGTTGGTAGAGATGCTGTTGGCAATTTCCTTTAAGAGGAGCGTTTTACCTGCTTTCGGAGGTGCAACGATCAAACCGCGCTGTCCCAAACCGACGGGAGCAAGCAAGTCCATAATTCGGGTAGACAAATGGTTGGGGGATGTTTCAAGCACAAGTTTCTTTTGCGGAAAGAGAGGCGTAAGCGCAGGGAAGTGAAGACGTTCCGCAGCGGTTTCCGGGTTTTCTCCGTTGACCGCATTCACTTGCAGCAGACCAAAGTACCTTTCATTTTCTTTCGGTGCCCGGCATTTCCCTGAGACCAGATCTCCTGTCCTTAAATCAAACTTGCGAATCTGCGAGGCTGAAATATAAATATCCTCCGTACTCGGCAAGTAGTTGATTGGACGCAGAAAACCGTATCCTTCAGGAAGGATTTCCAAAACACCCTCCATGAACATGAGTCCGCTATGCTCTGCCTGTGCCCTCAGAATGGCAAAAATCAGTTCTTTCTTCTTCAGCTGCCCGTAGTACGGAATTTGATATTTCTTTGCAAGCTTGTACAGATCGGTCAGCTTCATTTCTTCCAAATCGGCAATTTGCAAATCCATGTAATAACCACCTATTCAATTTTATAAGTGCAATCTAACTAAAACCATGTTTGTTTCTATAAGTCTATGAAAAATCCTTATTAGGATAGCATTACCCAAATTAGAAGGAGATATGCAATTTGCCGTAAAATCAAGTTTCCGGCAGTAAACCTATCCCCTTCATTGTAACGGTTTATTCCTGTTCACGCCACACATCCGCACCCAGCATACGAAGGTTAGGTACCAGATGGTCATACCCCCGGTCGATGAATTCAACACCGGTAACTTCCGTTATGCCTTCCGGAACGGTAAGTCCGGCAATGACAAGCGCAGCCCCGGCGCGAAGATCCGTCGCCTTAACCTTGGCCGCATTCAACCGGCTGCGTTCAATAATGGCCGACCGGCCTTCCACTCGGATTTTGGCGCCCATGCGCACAAGCTCCGGCACATGCTTAAAGCGGTTGCTGTATACGAAATCGCTCAATACGCTAACGCCTTCCGCTTGCGTCAGCAAACTGGTCATCGGCGATTGTAAATCCGTAGCAAATCCTGGATAAATCAGTGCTTTCACGTCGACATGCCCATATTGCTGCTGACCGATAACACGAATGCTCTCATCCAGCTCTTCGATACCAACCCCCATTTCGATGAGTTTGGCCGTAAGCGCCTCAAGATGTTTAGGAATAATATTATCGATGAGAACATCACCGCGGGTAGCGGCAGCGGCAATCATATAAGTACCTGCCTGAATTCTGTCTGGGATAATGGAGTGGCGGCAGCCGTGCAGTTCGGAAACACCTTCAATCCGGATGGTCTCCGTGCCTGCCCCTTTAATGACGGCCCCCATGGAATTGAGAAGAGTTGCTACATCTATAATCTCAGGCTCTTTGGCCGCATTTTCGATAATTGTGGAGCCTTTGGCTTTTGAGGCCGCCAGCATAATGTTAATAGTCGCGCCTACGCTGGCTACGTCCAGGTAGATTTTGGCGCCCTTCAGCTCCTTGGCATGAAGGTGAATCGCCCCATGCTCATTGGTCACCGTTGCGCCCAATGCTTCAAATCCCTTAATGTGCTGATCAATTGGACGGGGTTCGAAATTGCATCCCCCGGGAAGGCCGATCACCGCTTCCTTGAAACGGCCAAGCATGGCGCCCATCATGTAGTAGGAAGCTCTCAGCTTTTTGACAGGGCCGTTCGGCATCGGAATCGCCTTAATATCGGAAGGGTCGATTTGCATCTGGTTTTCCTTCCAACTCACTTTACCTCCAAGTTCCTCCAAGATCTCGGCATAGACCGCCACATCGCTCAGAAGCGGCAGGTTATCTAGCACGACTTCGGACTCAGCCAGAATCGTGGCAGGAATCAAGGCAATTGCGCTGTTTTTGGCTCCGCTGATTGTTACGGTACCATGTAGTGGGCGCCCACCACTAATCATCAATTTTTCCATACGTTTCAGGTTCCCCCCACATACTTCGCAGCAGCAACATCGTCTGGTGCCAATTTTGGTGTATGAAATGGAAAAACACCGGCTAAGCGGTGTGCCTCCATTCCAACCTATATGATTGGACAGCCCACGCCAGGGCTGTCCACTTTCCTATCATAGGAATTAAATTCTTGAGTGCAGAAATGCACGGAATGTAAAAAATCGTTTTATGCTTTGTTGTTAGAACCGAATTCGCGGATTTTTCCGATAACCGTTGCTTTAATTGCATCGCGGCCTGGAACGATATATTTACGTGGATCATAAGCATCCGGTTTAGCAGCAAGCACTTCGCGAACGACTTTCGTAAACGAGATTTGGTTCTCCGTGTTTACGTTGATTTTGGATGTACCCAAAGAAATGGCTTTTTGAATGTCATGTGTAGGAATGCCTGTACCGCCATGAAGCACGAGCGGGATATTCGTTGCATCTTTGATTTCTTCCATTTCTTTGAATCCAAGGTTTGGTTCGCCTTGGTAAGGACCATGTACGGAACCAAGCGCAGGCGCAAGCGTATCGATGCCTGTTTCTTTGACGATACGGATGCAGTCTTCAAGTTTAGCATACATGATGCCGCCGACAACATCGTCTTCCTGTCCGCCGACAGTACCTACTTCAGCTTCAACGGAAACGCCTTTGGAATGAGCATATTCAACCACTTTTTTGGTGGTTTCGATGTTGTGCTCAATCGGGCTATGGGAATCGTCGATCATAACGGAAGTGAATCCGGCATCGATCGCTTCTTTACATTTTTCAAAACTGGAACCATGGTCCAAATGAATGGCTACAGGAACCGTGATTTTCATATCTTCGATAAGGCCCTCAACCATTTTTACTACCGTATAGAAACCGCTCATATGACGAGCAGCACCTTCGGATACACCGAGAATTACCGGAGATTTTTCTTCTTCAGCGGCACTAAGAATCGCTTGAGTCCATTCAAGGTTGTTGATGTTGAATTGACCCACAGCGTATTTTCCTTCCAGCGCTTTGTTTAACATGTCAGTCATGGATACCAATGGCATGGTTTCAATCCTCCTAGGTTTGTTTTTGTCTCTGGTTTTAAGCCGACTTCTCTCACTTCGGAATTATTATACCACATCATGTTATAAATACTAAACAAGCATTTGAAAATAAGCTGTGCCCTATGATACAGGAAACAAAAAAAGAATTCTGCCTAAGCAGAATCCTGGTCTGTCACCCATATTGCACTGGGTTATGTTTGAGCTGCATATTTACCGCAACGCGCATTTCGTCAATGTCAAACGGTTTGGTAAAATGCATTAAAGCTCCGAGCTCGGTGGCTTCCTTAATCATATCGAGCTCTCCGTAGGCGGTCATCATAATGACTTTGATGGCTGGGTTCATTTCCTTGATATGTTTCAGAATTTCCAGCCCGTCCATACCTGGAATCTTCATATCAAGCAGAACCA
Encoded proteins:
- a CDS encoding response regulator; translation: MDKKKVLIVDDQNGIRILLMEVFSSEGYTTYQAANGKIALEIVENDAPDLVLLDMKIPGMDGLEILKHIKEMNPAIKVIMMTAYGELDMIKEATELGALMHFTKPFDIDEMRVAVNMQLKHNPVQYG
- a CDS encoding UDP-N-acetylglucosamine 1-carboxyvinyltransferase, with amino-acid sequence MEKLMISGGRPLHGTVTISGAKNSAIALIPATILAESEVVLDNLPLLSDVAVYAEILEELGGKVSWKENQMQIDPSDIKAIPMPNGPVKKLRASYYMMGAMLGRFKEAVIGLPGGCNFEPRPIDQHIKGFEALGATVTNEHGAIHLHAKELKGAKIYLDVASVGATINIMLAASKAKGSTIIENAAKEPEIIDVATLLNSMGAVIKGAGTETIRIEGVSELHGCRHSIIPDRIQAGTYMIAAAATRGDVLIDNIIPKHLEALTAKLIEMGVGIEELDESIRVIGQQQYGHVDVKALIYPGFATDLQSPMTSLLTQAEGVSVLSDFVYSNRFKHVPELVRMGAKIRVEGRSAIIERSRLNAAKVKATDLRAGAALVIAGLTVPEGITEVTGVEFIDRGYDHLVPNLRMLGADVWREQE
- a CDS encoding class II fructose-bisphosphate aldolase, with product MPLVSMTDMLNKALEGKYAVGQFNINNLEWTQAILSAAEEEKSPVILGVSEGAARHMSGFYTVVKMVEGLIEDMKITVPVAIHLDHGSSFEKCKEAIDAGFTSVMIDDSHSPIEHNIETTKKVVEYAHSKGVSVEAEVGTVGGQEDDVVGGIMYAKLEDCIRIVKETGIDTLAPALGSVHGPYQGEPNLGFKEMEEIKDATNIPLVLHGGTGIPTHDIQKAISLGTSKINVNTENQISFTKVVREVLAAKPDAYDPRKYIVPGRDAIKATVIGKIREFGSNNKA